Proteins encoded within one genomic window of Fretibacterium sp. OH1220_COT-178:
- a CDS encoding OsmC family protein → MGKTFKLKAEERDAYSFEYTVGRHRLLMSRTMKSDSLPVVGFCPVDLLLAGIAGCLGMTIRATMEEKGLTYEDLRIEVEGIREPDAKISALNRVKTKVFIRTDAPLDQVRAVVEESEADCTVRSTIDHAPAFETEVVLEK, encoded by the coding sequence ATGGGGAAAACGTTCAAATTGAAGGCGGAGGAGCGCGACGCGTATTCCTTCGAGTACACCGTGGGGCGCCATCGCCTGTTGATGAGCCGGACGATGAAGTCCGACTCCCTGCCCGTGGTCGGATTCTGTCCTGTGGATCTCCTCCTGGCGGGGATCGCCGGGTGCCTCGGGATGACCATCCGGGCGACGATGGAGGAGAAGGGGCTGACCTATGAGGACCTGAGGATCGAGGTCGAGGGCATCCGGGAGCCCGATGCCAAGATCTCCGCTTTGAACCGCGTCAAAACGAAGGTCTTCATCAGGACCGACGCGCCTCTGGATCAGGTCCGGGCGGTCGTCGAGGAGAGCGAGGCGGACTGCACGGTGCGCAGCACGATCGACCATGCGCCCGCCTTCGAGACGGAGGTCGTTCTGGAGAAATAG
- a CDS encoding methionine ABC transporter permease, with product MSAAIWKLLWQASCETLYMIGVSGLLACLGGIPLGVVLAATSPMGLMPRPWLNRTLGFVVNATRSTPFIILMVAIIPLTRLIVGRSIGTTAAVVPLALAALPFMGRLVESALNEVDGGVVEAAQAMGASPMRIVMKVLFPEAVPGLLRGVTLMLVNLVGYSAMAGAVGGGGLGDLAIRFGHQRFRPDVMLATIVVMIVMVQFIQSVGDWAVRGILRRRGLVE from the coding sequence ATGTCCGCCGCAATCTGGAAACTCCTGTGGCAGGCGTCGTGTGAGACGCTCTACATGATCGGCGTCTCGGGGCTCCTGGCCTGTCTGGGGGGCATCCCCCTCGGCGTGGTGCTGGCGGCGACCTCCCCCATGGGGCTGATGCCGCGGCCCTGGCTGAACCGAACGCTGGGCTTCGTGGTCAACGCCACGCGCTCCACGCCCTTCATCATCCTGATGGTGGCGATCATCCCGCTGACCCGGTTGATCGTGGGGCGCTCCATAGGGACCACGGCGGCCGTGGTGCCCCTGGCGCTGGCGGCGCTGCCCTTCATGGGGCGCCTGGTGGAGAGCGCCCTGAACGAGGTGGACGGCGGGGTCGTCGAGGCGGCCCAGGCGATGGGCGCGTCGCCGATGCGGATCGTGATGAAGGTCCTGTTTCCCGAGGCCGTGCCCGGCCTGCTGCGCGGCGTCACCCTGATGCTGGTCAACCTGGTCGGCTACTCGGCCATGGCGGGCGCGGTCGGGGGCGGAGGGCTGGGCGATCTGGCCATCCGTTTCGGGCACCAGCGGTTCCGTCCGGACGTCATGCTGGCGACGATCGTCGTGATGATCGTGATGGTGCAGTTCATCCAGAGCGTGGGGGATTGGGCGGTGCGGGGGATTCTGCGTCGCCGTGGTCTGGTGGAGTGA
- a CDS encoding endo alpha-1,4 polygalactosaminidase, which produces MLVLCGACLAGARGRSFDAAYGVFIGMNGGEALRSERVLRTQTLVVDPANFGKQEIEFLRSSGHTVYGYLNIGSLEEFRPYYDRFKRLILGRYEHWDGEWWIDVSAASWRDFIVSELAAGYVKKGIDGFFVDNCDVYHYRKETGIFDGLTEVLRRLSGYGLEVLINGGDEYATAVLEKYGGIEGLFSGVNQENVFTRTDFERGTFGRNPESDKRYFMAYLERMERAGARVWLLEYTRDASMAEEIERFCSARGWGCFVSDSVELD; this is translated from the coding sequence TTGCTCGTTCTTTGCGGTGCCTGCCTCGCCGGGGCGCGAGGACGGAGCTTCGATGCTGCGTACGGCGTGTTCATCGGGATGAACGGCGGGGAGGCGTTGAGGAGTGAGCGTGTCCTGAGGACCCAAACCCTCGTTGTCGACCCGGCCAATTTCGGGAAACAGGAGATCGAGTTTCTGAGGTCATCGGGGCATACCGTCTACGGCTATCTGAACATCGGCTCTCTGGAGGAGTTTCGCCCATATTACGACAGGTTCAAGAGACTGATATTGGGAAGATACGAGCATTGGGACGGAGAATGGTGGATCGACGTGTCCGCCGCGTCCTGGCGGGATTTTATTGTCTCCGAGCTGGCTGCGGGATATGTGAAGAAGGGGATTGACGGTTTTTTCGTCGACAACTGCGATGTCTATCACTACAGAAAAGAAACCGGGATCTTCGATGGGCTGACGGAGGTGTTGCGCCGGCTTTCGGGATATGGGCTGGAGGTCCTCATCAACGGCGGGGACGAGTATGCGACGGCTGTTCTGGAGAAATACGGCGGCATCGAAGGGCTGTTTTCCGGGGTCAATCAGGAGAACGTGTTCACGAGGACGGATTTCGAGAGGGGCACCTTCGGCAGAAACCCGGAGTCGGACAAGCGGTATTTCATGGCCTACCTGGAGAGGATGGAGAGGGCGGGGGCGAGGGTATGGCTGCTCGAGTACACTCGGGACGCGAGTATGGCCGAGGAAATTGAGCGCTTTTGCAGCGCCAGAGGGTGGGGGTGCTTCGTCTCCGACTCCGTGGAACTGGATTGA
- a CDS encoding methionine ABC transporter ATP-binding protein, with translation MIVLENVCKDFDSGEGRFHALRGVNLSIRKGSVFGVIGRSGAGKSTLVRTINLLERPTSGRVTVDGVDLSALSPDELRRARRGIGMIFQGFNLLSSRSVAENVAFPLELAGWDRSRIAGRVDELLDLVGLGEKRDAYPAQLSGGQKQRVGIARALAPEPKILLCDEATSALDPQTTREVLELLRDINRKLKLTIVLITHEMAVIKEICEEVAVLDGGLVVESGAVFRVFTVPRSPVTRELVASVMTRDIPEHFAALDFLSEPEEDCGLLLRISFLGDTAAEPIISGVVRRFDVDVNILYGTIDHIQGVPYGTLIVELTGNGTREAAMEYLKNLNLGLEVIGYVRRNLETPVAGVV, from the coding sequence TTGATTGTTCTTGAAAACGTCTGTAAGGACTTCGACTCGGGGGAGGGGCGGTTTCACGCCCTCAGGGGGGTGAACCTCTCGATCCGCAAGGGCAGCGTCTTCGGCGTCATCGGGCGCAGCGGGGCGGGCAAGAGCACCCTGGTGCGCACGATCAACCTGCTGGAGCGTCCGACGTCCGGCCGGGTGACGGTGGACGGCGTGGACCTGTCGGCGCTCTCCCCCGACGAGCTCCGCAGGGCCCGACGCGGCATCGGGATGATCTTTCAGGGGTTCAACCTGCTGTCGTCCCGCAGCGTGGCGGAGAACGTCGCGTTCCCGCTGGAGCTGGCGGGATGGGACCGTTCCCGCATCGCGGGCCGCGTCGACGAGCTGCTGGATCTGGTGGGGCTCGGGGAAAAGCGGGACGCGTACCCCGCTCAGCTCTCCGGCGGCCAGAAGCAGCGCGTGGGCATCGCCCGGGCCCTGGCCCCGGAGCCCAAGATCCTGTTGTGCGACGAGGCCACGTCGGCGCTGGACCCCCAGACGACGCGGGAGGTCCTGGAGCTCTTGCGCGACATCAACCGCAAGCTGAAGCTCACGATCGTCCTGATCACCCACGAGATGGCCGTCATCAAGGAGATCTGCGAGGAGGTGGCGGTGCTGGACGGGGGGCTGGTCGTGGAGTCGGGGGCGGTCTTCCGGGTCTTCACGGTGCCCCGGTCACCGGTGACTCGCGAGCTGGTGGCCAGCGTGATGACGCGGGACATCCCCGAGCACTTCGCGGCGCTGGACTTCCTGAGCGAGCCCGAGGAGGACTGCGGGCTCCTGCTGCGCATCTCCTTCCTGGGCGACACGGCGGCGGAGCCGATCATCTCGGGCGTGGTCCGCAGGTTCGACGTGGACGTCAACATCCTTTACGGCACCATCGACCACATTCAGGGCGTACCCTACGGGACCCTGATCGTGGAGCTGACGGGCAACGGGACCCGGGAGGCCGCGATGGAATATCTCAAAAATCTGAACCTCGGACTGGAGGTGATCGGCTATGTCCGCCGCAATCTGGAAACTCCTGTGGCAGGCGTCGTGTGA
- a CDS encoding alpha/beta hydrolase — METKHSYIERIPAILWGALSDKVFLYVHGQGGNKEEAENFAEIAVKYGYQVLSIDLPQHGERKSSAPTFEPWNVIPELVGVMNRIHQNWRKVSLYANSIGAWFSMLAFEKMQIERCMFVSPVVDMQRLILNMMQWANVSERQLQKEKLIPTNFGQTLSWKYFIFAKENTIKNWDAPTRILCGDRDSLIPNSVVSQFSRRFHCELTTMTGGEHWFHTQEQLKVLYEWVERDFKKGI; from the coding sequence ATGGAAACGAAGCACTCATATATTGAGAGGATACCTGCAATTTTATGGGGGGCTTTATCAGATAAAGTGTTTTTGTATGTTCATGGGCAGGGTGGCAACAAAGAAGAAGCTGAAAACTTTGCTGAAATTGCCGTAAAATATGGTTATCAAGTGTTGAGTATTGATTTACCGCAACATGGGGAGCGTAAATCCAGTGCGCCTACATTTGAGCCATGGAATGTAATTCCGGAGTTGGTTGGCGTTATGAATCGCATTCATCAAAATTGGAGAAAAGTTTCTCTTTATGCGAACAGTATTGGAGCATGGTTTAGTATGTTGGCATTTGAAAAGATGCAAATAGAAAGGTGTATGTTTGTTTCTCCTGTTGTAGACATGCAGCGTTTAATCCTCAATATGATGCAGTGGGCAAATGTTTCAGAACGGCAACTCCAAAAAGAAAAACTCATACCCACAAATTTTGGACAAACGCTTTCCTGGAAATATTTTATTTTTGCCAAAGAAAATACCATAAAAAACTGGGATGCGCCTACAAGAATTCTTTGTGGCGATAGGGACAGCTTAATTCCCAACTCGGTCGTGTCACAATTTTCTCGGAGGTTTCATTGCGAATTGACTACAATGACGGGCGGGGAACATTGGTTTCATACGCAGGAGCAACTCAAAGTTTTGTATGAGTGGGTAGAACGCGATTTTAAAAAAGGAATTTAA
- a CDS encoding MetQ/NlpA family ABC transporter substrate-binding protein: MLKKLWVLLFALCLASGAAEAAKIKLGVDGGPHEEIGELVQKLAAEKGLEVELVRFADFILPNAALADGDLDVNSFQHVPYLEAMMKDRGYRLVPIGNTVLMPMGAYSKNVGKLEELKEGMTVAIPNDPSNGGRALLLLQDQGLIKVDPAAELLPTVLDVTENPHKFKFVELEASQMVRAIEDSDFSVITTNYAVESGLIPAKDALFIESSKSPYVNVIVVREGEEGRPEFKTLVECYQNDTVRKFVDEKYKGAIVCAW, encoded by the coding sequence ATGTTGAAGAAATTGTGGGTGTTGTTGTTCGCTCTCTGTCTCGCCTCGGGGGCGGCCGAGGCGGCGAAGATCAAGCTGGGGGTGGACGGTGGCCCGCACGAGGAGATCGGCGAGCTGGTCCAGAAGCTGGCGGCCGAGAAGGGGCTCGAGGTCGAGCTGGTGCGCTTCGCGGACTTCATCCTGCCGAACGCGGCCCTGGCGGACGGGGACCTCGACGTGAATTCCTTCCAGCACGTCCCCTATCTGGAGGCGATGATGAAGGATCGGGGGTACAGGCTGGTCCCGATCGGGAACACGGTCCTGATGCCCATGGGCGCGTACTCCAAAAACGTCGGGAAGCTGGAGGAGCTCAAGGAGGGCATGACGGTCGCGATTCCGAACGATCCCAGCAACGGGGGGCGGGCGCTGCTCCTGCTTCAGGACCAGGGGCTGATCAAGGTCGACCCTGCGGCGGAGCTCCTGCCGACGGTCCTGGACGTCACGGAGAACCCGCACAAGTTCAAGTTCGTGGAGCTGGAGGCCTCCCAGATGGTGCGCGCCATCGAGGACTCGGACTTCTCGGTCATCACCACGAACTACGCCGTCGAATCGGGGCTGATCCCCGCCAAGGACGCGCTGTTCATCGAGAGCAGCAAGTCGCCCTACGTCAACGTCATCGTCGTTCGGGAGGGGGAGGAGGGCAGGCCGGAGTTCAAGACCCTGGTCGAGTGCTACCAGAACGATACGGTGCGCAAGTTCGTGGACGAGAAGTACAAGGGCGCCATCGTCTGCGCCTGGTGA
- a CDS encoding Zn-dependent hydrolase, producing MLRINRNRLWSDLEALGRIGAGARGRTRLAFSSEDLEARRLLVRWMEELGLEVHSDAHANLWGVRMATEPTLAPVVAGSHIDTVREAGMFDGTLGVLSGLAAVRAMNEAGIVTRRPVAVASFSDEEGGRFAAGGLAGSRAMAGLLTDGELGAKRDEAGISWLEAAAQSGFVGSDRLEPHAYLEYHIEQGPVLCDEGTPIGVVEGIVSLSWLRFTFRGQANHAGAFPMDRRHDAGLAAACASVALNRLALELGEGTVVTAGQLELKPNLANIVPGEAVLTVDVRQFRPELFEEALERAERTVRAEADRLGVEVTVERLSRAEGAVFLPEMTAMVERHARALGYRTRRMPSGAGHDAQILNRLCPTAMIFCPSAGGRSHCPEEFSSLDEVGAGADVLLNGLLELAER from the coding sequence ATGCTTCGCATCAACAGGAATCGGCTTTGGAGCGATCTGGAGGCCCTGGGGCGCATCGGGGCCGGAGCCAGGGGGCGGACTCGGCTGGCGTTTTCGTCCGAGGACCTGGAGGCCCGGCGTCTTCTGGTCCGCTGGATGGAGGAGCTGGGGCTCGAGGTCCATTCGGACGCGCACGCCAACCTCTGGGGCGTCCGAATGGCCACGGAGCCGACTTTGGCTCCGGTCGTGGCCGGATCGCACATCGACACGGTGCGGGAGGCCGGGATGTTCGACGGAACCCTGGGCGTGCTCTCGGGCCTGGCGGCGGTGCGGGCCATGAACGAGGCCGGCATCGTCACTCGGCGTCCCGTCGCGGTCGCCAGCTTCTCGGACGAGGAGGGGGGACGCTTTGCCGCGGGCGGGTTGGCGGGCAGCCGGGCGATGGCGGGGCTTCTGACGGACGGGGAGCTCGGGGCGAAGCGCGACGAGGCCGGGATCAGCTGGCTCGAGGCCGCGGCGCAAAGCGGCTTCGTGGGCTCCGATCGGCTGGAGCCTCACGCGTATCTCGAGTACCACATCGAGCAGGGGCCGGTCCTCTGCGACGAGGGCACCCCCATCGGCGTCGTGGAGGGCATCGTGTCCCTGTCCTGGCTGCGCTTCACGTTTCGGGGGCAGGCCAACCACGCCGGGGCGTTCCCCATGGACCGAAGGCACGACGCCGGCCTCGCCGCCGCCTGTGCCTCGGTGGCGCTGAACCGCCTGGCCCTCGAACTGGGGGAGGGGACCGTCGTCACGGCAGGACAGCTGGAGCTGAAGCCCAACCTGGCGAACATCGTGCCGGGCGAGGCCGTCCTGACCGTCGACGTCCGACAGTTCCGGCCGGAGCTCTTCGAGGAGGCCCTGGAGCGCGCCGAACGGACGGTGCGGGCGGAGGCGGATCGCCTCGGCGTGGAGGTGACGGTGGAGCGCCTGTCCCGGGCGGAGGGCGCGGTCTTCCTCCCCGAGATGACCGCGATGGTGGAGCGACACGCCCGCGCGCTGGGGTATCGAACCCGGCGGATGCCCAGCGGCGCGGGACACGACGCCCAGATCCTGAACCGGCTCTGCCCCACCGCGATGATCTTCTGCCCGTCCGCGGGCGGCCGCAGCCATTGCCCGGAGGAATTCTCCTCGCTCGACGAGGTCGGGGCGGGGGCCGACGTGCTGCTGAACGGCCTCTTGGAGCTGGCGGAGCGGTAG